A single window of Streptomyces cathayae DNA harbors:
- the cas8c gene encoding type I-C CRISPR-associated protein Cas8c/Csd1: MLLHRLTEYAARAEADDELPPPYYRPKRIQWILQLNADGTAAGFVDRRSAKGEKPLETTAPYAYRSGTMPPPYLMVDTAQYVLALPKQAPGKPVTERAVAEGRRRRDAYADFLLAWANAAPDDPYAEAVRTFVTTGVLHGLEVPEEMTAADNIALMAHDNTWLHLLPSVRQAWAAGVRSRKSGKNAAGLCLVCGKDGELLSTIPESIKSGAIPTGGRGRDAQLVSINASAQGRGGALQLVNTPVCERCGGRAMAALNLLLASDTNRRRATDSVTVWWTREPVDDLFGTLDTATDAAVARLLTSLHEHPDPATAERIDPNAYYSLTLGLNNARAVVLDWLDIPVGRLRNHLGAWFEHHRVYDGWNQSYRYFPLWRLALAAGRWDAKANKYVSGSAPKGLEQELLHAALTRGPVPARLLPHLLQRIRADRRVDPPRIALLRLALHPNRKDHQVTAPADRLDSTQLDPGYLCGRVFAILEAIQYAALPDVKATIGDKFFGTAMTAPAAVFKNLRLGANAHLKRLRRDNGAAYTALSRRLAEAFAAFDPHDGIPLLLTTEQQAKFVLGYEQQRAADFAAKAAHKKNKDQATNGAASEPA; the protein is encoded by the coding sequence ATGCTCCTGCACCGTCTGACCGAGTACGCGGCGCGAGCCGAGGCGGACGACGAGCTGCCGCCGCCGTACTACCGGCCCAAGCGGATCCAGTGGATCCTGCAGCTCAACGCGGACGGAACCGCGGCCGGCTTCGTGGACCGGCGTTCGGCCAAGGGCGAGAAGCCGCTGGAGACGACCGCCCCGTACGCCTACCGGTCCGGGACGATGCCGCCGCCGTATCTGATGGTGGACACGGCCCAGTACGTCCTCGCCCTGCCCAAGCAGGCCCCGGGCAAGCCGGTGACCGAGCGTGCCGTCGCGGAGGGCCGGCGCCGCCGCGATGCGTACGCGGATTTCCTGCTGGCCTGGGCAAACGCGGCACCGGACGACCCCTACGCCGAGGCGGTGCGGACGTTCGTCACCACGGGTGTCCTGCACGGGCTCGAGGTGCCGGAGGAGATGACGGCCGCCGACAACATCGCTCTGATGGCGCACGACAACACCTGGCTGCACCTGCTGCCCAGCGTGCGTCAGGCGTGGGCGGCCGGCGTGCGGTCCCGGAAGTCCGGAAAGAACGCCGCCGGTCTGTGCCTGGTCTGCGGCAAGGACGGCGAACTGCTCAGCACCATCCCCGAGAGCATCAAGTCGGGTGCCATTCCTACGGGAGGCCGGGGCCGCGACGCCCAGCTCGTCAGCATCAACGCCTCCGCACAGGGACGGGGCGGCGCCCTGCAGCTGGTCAACACGCCCGTGTGCGAGCGGTGCGGCGGACGGGCCATGGCCGCTTTGAACCTGCTGCTCGCCAGCGACACGAACCGCCGACGCGCCACCGACTCGGTCACCGTGTGGTGGACGCGAGAACCGGTCGACGACCTCTTCGGCACGCTGGACACCGCCACCGACGCCGCGGTGGCCCGGCTCCTTACCTCGCTGCACGAGCACCCCGACCCGGCCACCGCCGAGCGGATCGACCCCAACGCCTACTACTCGCTGACCCTGGGCCTTAACAACGCCCGGGCCGTCGTCCTCGACTGGCTGGACATTCCGGTCGGACGGCTCCGCAACCACCTCGGCGCCTGGTTCGAACATCACCGTGTCTACGACGGCTGGAACCAGAGCTACCGCTACTTCCCGCTGTGGCGCCTCGCCCTCGCCGCAGGCCGCTGGGACGCCAAGGCGAACAAGTACGTCTCCGGCAGTGCCCCCAAGGGCCTGGAGCAAGAACTTCTCCACGCTGCCCTGACCCGCGGGCCGGTACCCGCACGCCTCCTGCCCCACCTCCTGCAGCGCATCCGCGCGGACCGGCGCGTCGACCCCCCGCGCATCGCCCTGCTACGGCTCGCGCTCCACCCGAACCGGAAGGACCACCAGGTGACCGCCCCCGCCGACCGCCTCGATTCCACCCAGCTCGACCCCGGCTACCTGTGCGGGCGCGTCTTCGCCATCCTCGAAGCCATCCAGTACGCGGCGCTGCCGGACGTGAAGGCCACCATCGGCGACAAGTTCTTCGGCACCGCCATGACCGCGCCGGCCGCCGTGTTCAAGAACCTGCGTCTGGGCGCCAACGCCCACCTCAAGCGGCTGCGCCGCGACAACGGGGCCGCCTACACCGCGCTCAGCAGGAGGCTGGCCGAGGCGTTCGCCGCCTTCGACCCCCACGACGGTATTCCCCTGCTCCTCACCACCGAGCAGCAGGCCAAGTTCGTCCTCGGCTACGAGCAGCAGCGCGCCGCGGACTTCGCAGCCAAGGCCGCGCACAAGAAGAACAAGGACCAGGCCACCAACGGGGCTGCTAGCGAGCCCGCGTAG
- a CDS encoding chaplin family protein produces the protein MRQTLSKGVFAAAAATGILSLYGAPAFADAHAEGAATDSPGALSGNSVQAPVEVPVNVCGNTVGVVSAFNEASDNLCANTSHASEPTSATKAEDKSGSLSSAERSYDGHGGGAHAEGVAKGSPGVASGNLVQAPVHAPVNVCGNNVDVIGAFNEASDNDCRTTSHGGSGGGGAQAEGVATDSPGVASGNLIQVPLGLPLNVCGNNVNLVGLFNEASDNDCRTEQSQVPETETETETPSTPPTSTDTPPPAQVVDTPPQDVEEPGAPPHLAETGSEGMLAASAAGATLLVGGALLYRRSRAALRG, from the coding sequence TTGCGACAGACCCTGAGCAAGGGAGTGTTCGCGGCGGCCGCCGCCACGGGCATTCTCTCTCTGTACGGCGCCCCCGCCTTCGCCGACGCGCACGCGGAGGGAGCCGCCACGGACTCTCCCGGTGCGCTGTCCGGGAACAGCGTCCAGGCGCCGGTGGAGGTACCGGTGAACGTGTGCGGCAACACCGTCGGTGTGGTCTCCGCGTTCAATGAGGCGTCCGACAACCTGTGCGCCAACACCTCGCACGCGTCCGAGCCCACGTCCGCGACCAAGGCTGAGGACAAGTCCGGGAGCCTGTCCTCCGCCGAACGCTCGTACGACGGCCACGGCGGTGGCGCGCACGCGGAGGGGGTCGCCAAGGGCTCCCCGGGTGTGGCGTCCGGAAACCTCGTCCAGGCGCCGGTGCACGCGCCGGTGAACGTGTGCGGCAACAACGTCGACGTGATCGGCGCGTTCAACGAGGCGTCCGACAACGACTGCCGCACCACCTCGCACGGCGGCAGCGGCGGCGGTGGCGCGCAGGCGGAGGGGGTCGCCACGGACTCTCCCGGTGTGGCGTCCGGGAACCTCATCCAGGTGCCCCTCGGCCTCCCGCTGAACGTGTGCGGCAACAACGTCAACCTGGTCGGGCTGTTCAACGAGGCGTCCGACAACGACTGCCGCACCGAGCAGAGCCAGGTGCCCGAGACCGAGACGGAGACCGAGACGCCTTCGACGCCGCCCACGAGTACGGACACCCCGCCCCCCGCGCAGGTCGTGGACACGCCGCCGCAGGACGTGGAGGAGCCCGGTGCGCCGCCGCACCTGGCCGAGACCGGCAGTGAGGGCATGCTGGCGGCCTCGGCCGCCGGTGCCACCCTGCTCGTGGGCGGGGCGCTGCTGTACCGCCGCAGCCGCGCCGCCCTGCGCGGATAG
- a CDS encoding ABC transporter permease: protein MSTLTERNGPTEPAGPTGPGAPAGPVEVADGYRAGRTLPLRVELVRQLKRRRTLVMGAILAALPFVLAVAFAIGGEPEGREGRITLMDTATASGANFAAVNLFVSAGFLLVIPVALFCGDTVASEAGWSSLRYLLAAPVPRMRLLWSKLVVGLGLSLAAMVLLPVVALAVGTAAYGWGPLRIPTGGSLDPATAAQRLVVVVAYIFVSQLVTAGLAFWLSTRTDAPLGAVGGAVGLTIVGNVLDAVTALGDWRNFLPAHWQFAWADAVQPDPEWSGMIQGTAVSVTYALVLFALAFRGFARKDVVS, encoded by the coding sequence ATGAGCACGCTCACCGAGCGGAACGGGCCCACGGAACCGGCCGGGCCCACCGGACCCGGAGCGCCGGCCGGGCCCGTGGAGGTGGCCGACGGCTACCGCGCGGGCCGCACCCTGCCGCTGCGGGTCGAACTGGTCCGGCAGCTGAAGCGCCGCCGCACGCTCGTCATGGGCGCGATCCTCGCCGCCCTGCCGTTCGTCCTGGCCGTCGCCTTCGCCATCGGAGGTGAGCCGGAGGGCCGGGAGGGCCGGATCACCCTGATGGACACGGCCACCGCCTCCGGCGCCAACTTCGCCGCCGTGAACCTGTTCGTCTCGGCGGGCTTCCTGCTGGTCATCCCGGTCGCCCTGTTCTGCGGGGACACGGTCGCCTCGGAGGCCGGCTGGTCCTCGCTGCGCTATCTGCTCGCCGCGCCGGTGCCGCGCATGCGGCTGCTGTGGTCCAAGCTCGTCGTCGGGCTGGGGCTCAGCCTCGCCGCGATGGTGCTGCTGCCGGTCGTCGCGCTCGCCGTCGGCACCGCCGCCTACGGCTGGGGCCCGCTGCGGATCCCCACCGGCGGCTCGCTGGACCCCGCGACGGCGGCGCAGCGGCTCGTGGTGGTCGTGGCGTACATCTTCGTGTCCCAGCTGGTCACCGCCGGGCTCGCGTTCTGGCTGTCGACGCGCACCGACGCCCCGCTGGGCGCGGTCGGCGGAGCCGTCGGACTGACCATCGTCGGCAACGTCCTCGACGCGGTGACCGCCCTCGGCGACTGGCGGAACTTCCTGCCCGCGCACTGGCAGTTCGCCTGGGCGGACGCCGTCCAGCCGGACCCGGAGTGGTCCGGCATGATCCAGGGCACCGCGGTCTCCGTGACGTACGCGTTGGTGCTGTTCGCGCTGGCCTTCCGCGGTTTCGCCCGCAAGGACGTGGTGTCGTAG
- a CDS encoding NAD(P)-binding domain-containing protein translates to MYDLLVVGAGPYGLSIASHAAAAGLRLRVFGRPMASWRDNMPGGMFLKSEPWASNLSDPDGEWTLAAYCAEQGLTARHAEPIPVTAFAEYGLWFARHAVPEVDERMVARVAVGPAGFTVVTDDGEALHARTVALAVGVMPFIEVPQALRGLHPSLVTHSSHHSDLAPFRDKDVTVLGGGQAALETAALLAEQGTRVRVLARADRVRWNDVPPAWERPWWQSVRSPHSGLGPGWRNWFYSERPGLFRRLPQQTRSRIAATALGPAGAWWVRDRVERAVELLPGHEVTEACAVPGGVRLDLVNHTGETRSLGTEHVIAATGFRVHRDRLGMLSAELRGTLAALPDGSPAIGLGFESSHPGLFFAGLTTASGFGPSMRFVQGATYTAAALVQGVRRRLRSTPARGRVPVPSSVGRTDSPTPVSL, encoded by the coding sequence ATGTACGACCTTCTGGTGGTGGGCGCCGGACCGTACGGTCTGTCGATCGCGTCCCACGCCGCGGCCGCCGGGCTGCGCCTGCGCGTGTTCGGCCGGCCCATGGCGTCCTGGCGGGACAACATGCCCGGCGGCATGTTCCTGAAGTCGGAGCCGTGGGCGTCCAACCTCTCCGATCCGGACGGGGAGTGGACCCTGGCCGCCTACTGCGCGGAGCAGGGGCTGACGGCACGTCACGCGGAGCCGATCCCGGTGACGGCGTTCGCGGAGTACGGCCTGTGGTTCGCCCGCCATGCCGTTCCGGAGGTCGACGAGCGCATGGTGGCCCGGGTGGCGGTCGGCCCCGCCGGCTTCACGGTGGTCACCGACGACGGGGAGGCGCTGCACGCGCGGACGGTGGCGCTGGCGGTCGGTGTGATGCCGTTCATCGAGGTGCCGCAGGCCCTGCGCGGACTGCACCCCTCCCTGGTGACGCACAGCAGTCACCACAGCGACCTCGCCCCCTTCCGCGACAAGGACGTCACGGTGCTCGGCGGCGGTCAGGCCGCCCTGGAGACCGCGGCCCTGCTCGCCGAACAGGGCACCCGCGTACGGGTGCTGGCGCGGGCGGACCGGGTGCGGTGGAACGACGTGCCGCCGGCCTGGGAACGCCCCTGGTGGCAGTCGGTCCGCTCCCCGCACAGCGGTCTCGGCCCCGGCTGGCGGAACTGGTTCTACTCCGAGCGCCCCGGCCTCTTCCGACGGCTGCCGCAGCAGACCCGGTCGCGCATCGCGGCCACGGCGCTGGGTCCGGCGGGCGCCTGGTGGGTGCGGGACCGGGTGGAGCGCGCGGTGGAACTGCTGCCGGGCCACGAGGTCACGGAGGCCTGCGCGGTGCCGGGTGGCGTACGGCTGGACCTGGTGAACCACACGGGTGAGACCCGCTCCCTCGGCACCGAACACGTCATCGCCGCCACGGGGTTCCGGGTGCACCGCGACCGGCTCGGCATGCTCTCCGCCGAGCTGCGCGGCACGCTGGCGGCCCTGCCCGACGGGTCCCCGGCGATCGGACTGGGCTTCGAGTCCTCCCACCCCGGCCTGTTCTTCGCGGGTCTGACCACGGCGTCCGGCTTCGGCCCGTCCATGCGCTTCGTCCAGGGCGCGACGTACACCGCGGCGGCACTCGTCCAGGGGGTGCGCCGCCGGCTCAGGTCCACCCCCGCGCGGGGAAGGGTCCCGGTCCCCTCGTCCGTCGGCCGGACCGACTCGCCGACACCGGTGAGCCTCTGA
- a CDS encoding CRISPR-associated endonuclease Cas3'', whose translation MRSACRVCASGSEAGCCQRGKDLEVTDLVLCPASVRHGGYGLGLGGAWRHCPERRGSSVAVGGALYAHSLSAVSGARHTLEDHLRGSAALARRFGEVFGAGELAEYLALVHDVGKGACAWQDKLKAVEARGGKGKVGIPHKHAGTVLAERYTQLACAAVVFGHHGGLPDMERLRDELHKGRPGGSEAARVEEAIRAVERIVPEIHRPSRIAPPGWLLGLPKRDQRLGLDLLVRMLFSCVVDADYLDTSAHFGGTPTRVGEPVDMAALVERYEARRKRYLAGRESSPVDALRHSVYEQACAAATDEPGMYVLQVPTGGAKTMAAGGFALRHAAEHGMRRVVLAVPFISITEQNVAVYRDLLDPDDVGGEPTVVLEHHSAVDLDPEGAALGELTEEQRDVLRQRARTAKLAAENWDAPFVVTTTVRLFESLFSHRPSQMRRLHNLAGSVIVLDEVQALPDRLLAPILSGLRGLVDHFGVTVLLVSATQPSFWELSAWKGLERKAVVDDPAALFESLRRVQYEWRTGQDVTLESIAREAAEHPQVLTVVGTTRDAARFHRHLEAASAEGLVLHLSTRMTGAHRREVIAEIRALLRRGEPVQVVSTSLIEAGVDVDFPRVYRAWAPAESLQQAAGRCNRDGRLAFGTVIVFDPADGGRPRSAEYQAAVQAGKQFFGPQPLAEPDDLDALHSYYQRRYAYQQGGHPESGLGAEIQKLRSALDFPQVDREFQMIEDQHSVPVIVIRNESDREQIEGAVAQLTDPFRPCGPEVLRSLQQHTASLPKREADAALCSGLAVPVTGDLLLWHGAYHERRGLDPDEPEDLDAYGMV comes from the coding sequence GTGCGATCCGCGTGTCGTGTGTGTGCTTCCGGTTCCGAAGCAGGGTGCTGCCAACGGGGGAAGGACTTGGAGGTTACCGATTTGGTGCTCTGTCCGGCCAGTGTCAGACATGGCGGCTACGGTCTTGGCCTCGGTGGGGCGTGGAGGCACTGTCCGGAGCGGAGAGGGAGCAGTGTGGCTGTAGGGGGTGCGTTGTATGCGCACAGTCTGAGTGCTGTCTCAGGGGCGCGGCACACGTTGGAGGACCACTTGCGTGGCTCGGCTGCGCTGGCGCGGCGCTTCGGAGAGGTGTTCGGGGCCGGCGAGTTGGCGGAGTATCTGGCCTTGGTACACGACGTGGGCAAGGGGGCGTGCGCTTGGCAGGACAAGCTCAAGGCTGTCGAGGCGCGCGGGGGTAAAGGGAAGGTGGGGATCCCGCACAAGCATGCCGGCACAGTGCTGGCGGAGCGGTACACGCAGTTGGCATGTGCGGCAGTGGTGTTCGGGCATCATGGCGGGCTTCCGGACATGGAGCGGCTCCGGGACGAGTTGCACAAGGGCCGCCCCGGTGGCTCGGAGGCCGCACGGGTGGAGGAGGCGATCCGCGCTGTCGAGCGGATCGTTCCGGAGATCCACCGCCCGTCGCGGATTGCCCCGCCCGGCTGGTTGCTCGGCCTGCCGAAGCGGGATCAGCGGCTGGGGCTCGACCTTCTGGTGAGGATGCTGTTCTCCTGCGTCGTGGACGCGGATTACCTCGACACGTCCGCCCACTTCGGCGGTACGCCGACGCGGGTGGGAGAGCCGGTGGACATGGCGGCTCTGGTGGAGCGCTACGAGGCCCGGAGGAAGCGGTACCTGGCGGGGCGGGAGTCTTCCCCGGTGGATGCCCTGAGGCATTCCGTGTACGAGCAGGCGTGTGCGGCGGCGACGGATGAGCCAGGGATGTATGTGCTCCAGGTCCCGACCGGTGGGGCGAAGACCATGGCCGCGGGCGGCTTCGCGCTGCGGCATGCGGCGGAGCACGGCATGCGGCGGGTCGTCCTGGCGGTGCCGTTCATCTCGATCACGGAACAGAACGTGGCCGTGTACCGGGACCTGCTCGACCCCGATGACGTGGGCGGCGAGCCGACGGTGGTGCTGGAACATCACAGTGCGGTGGACCTCGACCCGGAGGGGGCTGCGCTCGGTGAACTGACCGAGGAGCAGCGTGACGTTCTGCGGCAGCGTGCCCGGACGGCGAAGCTGGCCGCGGAGAACTGGGACGCGCCGTTCGTGGTGACCACCACGGTCAGGCTGTTCGAGTCCTTGTTCTCTCACCGGCCGTCGCAGATGCGGCGCTTGCACAACCTAGCCGGCTCGGTGATCGTCCTGGATGAGGTGCAGGCTCTGCCGGATCGTCTTCTCGCACCGATCCTGAGCGGCTTGCGGGGGCTGGTGGATCACTTCGGGGTCACGGTGTTGCTGGTCTCGGCGACCCAGCCGTCGTTCTGGGAGCTGTCGGCGTGGAAGGGGCTGGAGCGGAAGGCGGTCGTCGACGATCCGGCGGCGCTGTTCGAGTCTTTGCGGCGGGTGCAGTACGAGTGGCGCACGGGGCAGGACGTGACGCTGGAGAGCATCGCGCGGGAGGCGGCGGAGCACCCGCAGGTGCTGACGGTGGTCGGGACCACCAGGGATGCGGCACGTTTTCACCGACACCTGGAAGCCGCATCCGCCGAGGGTCTGGTGCTGCATCTGTCGACGCGGATGACCGGTGCCCACCGCAGGGAGGTGATCGCAGAGATCCGCGCACTGCTCCGCCGGGGCGAGCCGGTTCAAGTGGTGTCGACCAGTCTGATCGAGGCGGGTGTCGATGTCGACTTCCCGCGGGTGTACCGGGCGTGGGCGCCTGCGGAGTCCCTGCAGCAGGCGGCCGGCCGCTGCAACCGTGACGGACGCCTGGCCTTCGGCACCGTGATCGTCTTCGACCCCGCAGACGGCGGCCGGCCGCGCAGTGCCGAGTACCAGGCCGCGGTGCAGGCCGGGAAACAGTTCTTCGGACCGCAGCCGCTTGCCGAGCCAGACGATCTGGACGCGCTACACAGCTACTACCAGCGACGCTACGCCTACCAGCAGGGCGGGCATCCGGAGTCCGGCTTGGGAGCGGAGATCCAGAAACTGCGGAGCGCCCTTGACTTCCCGCAGGTGGACCGGGAGTTCCAGATGATCGAAGACCAGCACAGTGTCCCGGTGATCGTCATCCGCAACGAGAGTGACCGGGAGCAGATCGAGGGGGCCGTCGCACAGCTGACGGATCCGTTCCGGCCATGCGGCCCGGAGGTGCTGCGCAGTCTCCAACAGCACACGGCCTCCCTGCCGAAGAGGGAAGCCGACGCCGCGCTGTGCTCCGGGCTGGCAGTCCCGGTGACGGGCGACCTGCTGCTCTGGCACGGCGCCTACCACGAGCGGCGCGGTCTCGACCCCGACGAGCCAGAGGACCTCGACGCGTACGGCATGGTGTGA
- the cas5c gene encoding type I-C CRISPR-associated protein Cas5c produces MSGPLACFTRPELKVERVSYPVMTPSAAVGVLEAIFWKPEMAYVITAIEVLKPIEWTQVRRNEVKSVVSATEVAALRKDPGRRYDVETDRDQRNSMLLRDVHYRIRAQILRAPHAADVPEQKYRDQLRRRVDKGACFAEPYLGCREFSAFFGPQTDAQPIGRDEDLGVMLHSIVYPASGGEQYRWFHAQLHQGVMSVPVAPLGADAVAMPVSSAWRADGSGMGR; encoded by the coding sequence GTGTCCGGGCCACTAGCCTGCTTCACCCGGCCCGAGCTGAAGGTGGAGCGGGTCTCGTACCCGGTGATGACGCCGTCGGCCGCGGTGGGGGTGCTGGAGGCGATCTTCTGGAAGCCGGAGATGGCGTACGTCATCACGGCGATCGAGGTGCTGAAGCCGATCGAGTGGACGCAGGTCCGGCGTAATGAGGTGAAGTCCGTGGTCAGCGCCACGGAGGTCGCCGCGCTGCGCAAGGACCCCGGGCGCCGCTACGACGTCGAGACCGACCGCGATCAGCGCAACAGCATGCTGCTGCGCGATGTGCACTACCGGATCCGCGCGCAGATCCTGCGTGCTCCGCACGCCGCGGATGTGCCCGAGCAGAAGTACCGCGATCAGCTCCGCCGGCGCGTCGACAAGGGCGCCTGCTTCGCCGAGCCCTATCTCGGCTGTCGGGAGTTCAGCGCCTTCTTCGGGCCGCAGACGGACGCCCAGCCGATCGGCCGGGACGAGGATCTCGGTGTCATGCTGCACTCCATCGTCTATCCCGCCTCCGGTGGGGAGCAGTACCGCTGGTTCCATGCGCAGCTGCACCAGGGGGTGATGTCGGTGCCGGTCGCCCCGCTGGGGGCGGACGCGGTTGCGATGCCGGTCTCGTCCGCGTGGCGTGCCGACGGCTCCGGTATGGGGCGGTGA
- a CDS encoding alpha/beta fold hydrolase — translation MDFRMTQLRARLRGGGRGGGRRPRRIAAAAAAVVVLAGAGTWTAVAAEDAAPAVSRTDRIASTADGVRIDTSYFTAGPAGRRPAVLLGHGFGGSKDDVRQQAEELAREGYAVLTWSARSFGESTGKIGLNDPKGEVADVSRLIDWLAEQPEVQLDEEGDPRLGMAGASYGGAIALLTAGHDDRVDALAPAITYFDLAEALFPNGVFKKLWAGIFVNSGGGCEKFEPALCRMYERVAESGTPDAEAVKLLEERSPSAVADRIDVPTLLMQGQNDSLFPLGHADAAAKAIRANGAPVDVDWIAGGHDGGEPEADRVRDRTRAWFDRYLKEDKGADTGPAFRVTRTGGVDSTDGRAVLSGASADRYPGLTGGGKDVPLTGREQSFANPAGASPPAVSALPGLGGTGGLSQLSSLGVGVSLDFPGQHARFESAPVTGDLRITGSPTATVHVRSTSDDAVLFGKVYDVGPDGRQQVLPSQLVTPVRVEDAKAGKDVTVTFPAVDHEVRQGHRLRLVLASTDLGYASPAAPATYTVSLKGDLTVPTAPGVTTAAAPLPAWVWWLPLAGAVTALVLVLTGRRRTAAAPPDPALADVPLQITDLSKRYARSTDRYAVRNLSFRVEKGQVLGLLGPNGAGKTTTLRMLMGLITPDGGEIRVFGHAIRPGAPVLSRVGAFVEGAGFLPHLSGRENLELYWQATGRPAEDAHLDEALEIAGLGDALARAVRTYSQGMRQRLAIAQAMLGLPDLLILDEPTNGLDPPQIREMREVMIRYAAAGRTVIVSSHLLSEVEQSCTHLVVMDRGRLVQAGPVREIVGSGDTLLVGTASPVDEPLAEKVAALPGVASAVRADDGLLVRLDADGTAARLVAELVRLDVPVESVGPHRRLEDAFLTLIGGSA, via the coding sequence ATGGACTTCCGAATGACCCAGCTGCGGGCCCGTCTGCGAGGGGGCGGGCGTGGCGGTGGACGGCGGCCGCGACGGATCGCAGCCGCCGCGGCCGCCGTCGTCGTGCTCGCCGGGGCCGGTACGTGGACCGCCGTCGCCGCCGAGGACGCGGCGCCCGCGGTCAGCCGGACCGACCGGATTGCGAGTACGGCCGACGGGGTGCGCATCGACACCTCGTACTTCACCGCCGGCCCGGCCGGCCGCCGCCCCGCCGTGCTGCTCGGGCACGGCTTCGGCGGCAGCAAGGACGACGTACGGCAGCAGGCCGAGGAGCTCGCGCGCGAGGGGTACGCGGTGCTGACCTGGTCCGCGCGCAGCTTCGGCGAGTCCACCGGGAAGATCGGGCTGAACGACCCGAAGGGCGAGGTCGCCGACGTCTCCCGGCTCATCGACTGGCTGGCCGAGCAGCCCGAGGTGCAGCTGGACGAGGAGGGCGACCCGCGCCTCGGCATGGCCGGTGCCTCCTACGGCGGGGCCATCGCGCTGCTCACCGCCGGGCACGACGACCGGGTGGACGCCCTCGCCCCCGCGATCACCTACTTCGACCTCGCCGAGGCGCTGTTCCCGAACGGCGTGTTCAAGAAGCTGTGGGCGGGCATCTTCGTCAACTCCGGTGGCGGCTGCGAGAAGTTCGAACCCGCGCTGTGCCGGATGTACGAGCGGGTCGCCGAGTCCGGCACCCCGGACGCCGAGGCCGTCAAGCTGCTCGAAGAGCGGTCCCCGTCCGCCGTCGCCGACCGCATCGACGTACCGACGCTGCTGATGCAGGGGCAGAACGACTCCCTGTTCCCGCTCGGCCACGCCGACGCCGCCGCGAAGGCGATCCGCGCCAACGGCGCCCCGGTCGACGTCGACTGGATCGCCGGCGGGCACGACGGCGGTGAACCGGAGGCGGACCGCGTCCGCGACCGGACCCGGGCCTGGTTCGACCGGTACCTGAAGGAGGACAAGGGGGCCGACACCGGCCCCGCCTTCCGCGTCACCCGCACCGGCGGCGTCGACTCCACCGACGGGCGGGCCGTGCTGAGCGGCGCGAGCGCGGACCGCTACCCGGGCCTGACCGGCGGCGGCAAGGACGTCCCGCTCACCGGACGCGAGCAGAGCTTCGCCAATCCGGCCGGCGCCAGCCCGCCCGCCGTCTCCGCCCTGCCCGGCCTCGGCGGTACCGGCGGCCTCTCCCAGCTGTCCTCGCTCGGCGTCGGCGTCTCCCTGGACTTCCCCGGCCAGCACGCCCGCTTCGAGTCGGCCCCGGTCACCGGCGACCTGCGGATCACCGGATCGCCGACGGCCACCGTGCACGTGAGGTCGACCAGTGACGACGCCGTCCTCTTCGGAAAGGTGTACGACGTCGGCCCGGACGGACGACAGCAGGTGCTGCCCTCCCAGCTGGTCACCCCGGTCCGCGTCGAGGACGCCAAGGCGGGCAAGGACGTGACCGTCACCTTCCCGGCCGTCGACCACGAGGTCCGCCAGGGCCACCGCCTGCGCCTGGTCCTCGCCTCCACCGACCTCGGCTACGCCTCACCGGCCGCCCCGGCGACGTACACCGTCTCCCTCAAGGGCGACCTCACCGTCCCCACCGCGCCCGGGGTGACCACCGCGGCGGCCCCGCTGCCCGCGTGGGTGTGGTGGCTGCCGCTCGCCGGAGCCGTGACCGCCCTCGTCCTGGTGCTCACCGGCCGCCGCCGCACGGCCGCCGCGCCCCCCGATCCCGCACTCGCGGACGTGCCCCTGCAGATCACGGACCTGAGCAAGCGCTACGCCCGCTCCACCGACCGGTACGCCGTGCGGAACCTGTCCTTCCGGGTGGAGAAGGGCCAGGTCCTCGGCCTGCTCGGGCCGAACGGCGCGGGCAAGACCACCACCCTGCGCATGCTGATGGGCCTGATCACCCCCGACGGCGGCGAGATCCGCGTCTTCGGTCACGCGATCCGCCCCGGTGCCCCGGTGCTCTCCCGGGTCGGCGCCTTCGTCGAGGGCGCGGGCTTCCTGCCGCACCTGTCCGGCCGGGAGAACCTGGAGCTGTACTGGCAGGCCACCGGGCGCCCGGCCGAGGACGCCCACCTGGACGAGGCCCTGGAGATCGCGGGCCTCGGCGACGCCCTCGCCCGCGCGGTGCGCACCTACTCCCAGGGCATGCGCCAGCGCCTGGCCATCGCCCAGGCCATGCTCGGCCTGCCCGACCTGCTCATCCTGGACGAGCCGACCAACGGACTGGACCCGCCGCAGATCCGCGAGATGCGCGAGGTGATGATCCGGTACGCGGCCGCCGGCCGCACGGTGATCGTCTCCAGCCATCTGCTGTCGGAGGTGGAGCAGTCCTGCACCCACCTCGTCGTCATGGACCGCGGCAGGCTGGTCCAGGCCGGTCCGGTGCGGGAGATCGTCGGCTCCGGCGACACCCTGCTCGTGGGCACCGCGTCCCCCGTGGACGAGCCGCTCGCCGAGAAGGTGGCCGCCCTGCCGGGCGTCGCCTCGGCGGTCCGCGCCGACGACGGGCTGCTGGTCCGCCTCGACGCCGACGGCACCGCCGCCCGACTGGTCGCCGAACTGGTCCGGCTGGACGTGCCGGTGGAGTCGGTGGGCCCGCACCGCCGCCTCGAAGACGCCTTCCTCACGCTGATCGGAGGTTCCGCATGA